The Rhizobium rhododendri nucleotide sequence CCTTTCGCTAGCATCGAGGATTTCTGCCTGCGCATCGACCCGAAACAAGTCAATCGCCGTGTCCTCGAAAGCCTGCTCTATGCCGGCGCCTTTGATTGCTTCGGCATCGACCGGGCCCAGCTTCTGGCGGGCATGGAACGGCTGATCGGCTATGCCCAGCTTGCACAGGAAAACCGCCGCAGCGGCCAGCATGACATGTTCGGCTCGGGCTCCGCCTCCGGCCCGGAAAAGATTTCCTTCCCGGCCTTCACGCCGTGGCTTGCGTCCGAACGGCTGCTGAAGGAGTTCCAGGTACTCGGCTTCTATCTCACGGCCCATCCGCTCGATGCCTATAGCGGCGTGCTCGACAAGTTACGGGTGCAGAGCTTTGCGGACTTCTCTGCCGGCATCAAGCACGGCGCCGGCAATGCGCGGCTGGCCGGCACCGTCATCGCCAAGCAGGAGCGCAAGACGCGCACCGGCAACAAGATGGGGATCTACACATTCTCGGATGCCACCGGGCAGTTCGAGGCTGTCATGTTTTCCGAACTGCTGGCCCAGTACCGCGAAATCCTTGAGGTGGGCAAATCCTTCGTGCTGACCGCCGCCGCCGAGGAGAGGCCGGAAGGTATCAGCCTGCGGCTGAATTCCGTGCAGTCGCTGGAGGAAAAATCGCTGCAGATGCAGAAGGCCATGCGCGTCTTCGTGCGTGATTCAGGCCCGCTGAAGATGGTCGCCGCTCATCTCAACGCCAGGGGCGACGGCTTGGTATCCTTCATCGTCATCAAGGAAGACGGCAAGCGAGAGGTCGAAGTCGCACTGCCCAACAAGTATCGCATCTCCCCCGAAATCGCCGCCGCGATGCGCTCCGCACCGGGGGTGATCGACGTCGAACTGGTTTGATAGGTTACCCCTTCGTAGCCAGCCCGCCATGCCGCGTGATAGTGATGAAGTCGGTGCCTTCGCCGGTCTCCGGGCCGACGCCGGTGTCCGATATGGTCAGCGACGATCCCGTTGTCAGCAGGCCCTCGATCTTTTGCCTGACGTCGTCGGGGATCGAGATGCGGTCGAGTGCCCGGTCGGCGGCATCCAAGGCTTCCGATTGTTTCTCGCTGGTAATGCCGAAGCGCTTTTTCGTATCCCTGGACAGGTCGCCCTCAAGCGTCATGCCGTACCACTGCGCCTGGCCAATGGCGCGTTCCACGTCGTGGGCGGTAAAGAAATGCGTTCCGAGAGCTTCCTGTGGCTCCGCAATGGTTGCCGACGCCTCGAGCACCGGCTTGAAGCCCTGGCGGACCATGATGGCACCGTTCGGTGGTTCGCCCTTGCCGGCGGCGGCATAGACGGCCTTCATCAGTTCCGGCCCGATCAGCCCGCCTGTTGCGGGGAGACCATGGGCACTCCGAAAATCGCGGATAGCCCGGACGGTGGCAGGGCCGAGATAGCCGTCAGGAAGGCCTGCATCGAAGCCGAGCGTGGATAGAAGTTGCTGCAGGTCGCGGACGTTTTCGCGCAAGCCCCGTCGGGTGATCAAGATGCTCAGCGGCGCCTCGTTGCGCGGGGCAGTGAGTGCCGGCGGCGGTGGCAGCGCGGCAGTGTCGTTCATGGCTACTTCCACCGGCTCGGCGCGCAACAGAAAGCCTGACGTCGTCGGACGCAGAGACAGCTCGGAAAACATCGGGCCACTGACCGTCGGGGCCAGCGGATGAAACAGCGTCGCATGCTCGATCGGCTGGGGTACGACGGCGGCGTCATTGATGACAACGTGCACGCCGGGCTGCGTCATTGCGTAGAGCTTCTTGGCGAAGGCTTTTGGCATGCGGACGCAGCCGTGAGAGGCCGGATAGTTCGGCACAGAGCTGGATTCGTGGAGCGCGATGCCCGACCACGTCAGCCTTTGCATGAACGGCATCGGCGAATTCGAATAGATGTTTGAGCGGTGGTAGACCTCCTTTTCCAGGACCGAAAAGATGCCCGATGGCGTCGAATGGCCGGATTTTCCAGTCGATACTTTCGAGGTCGCGACCACGGTGTCGCCGTCATAGACCGATAACTGCTGCCGGTTCGTCGACACGACGATCTGAAGCACCCGGGCATCGGCCGCCTCGGCCGGATGGGTCACTGCGGTAGCCGAAAGCAAGCCGATACCAAGAACCAGACGCGTAAACATGATGTCCACCAAAAACGCAATACTCGTGACTATGACCATAGCAAGGGAAGTTTAAGGAAGACTTGAGACCGCATCGAATGCAAGGTAAGATTGTGTCGAGCGGGGATACCACTTTCATAACGGTTTAATAATAAACCTCTTGGCAACAACTCAAGAGATTGGTATTGCATCGAAAAAGCGGTATAGGTTGCTGTATGTTTCTGTCATGCGATGCACTTATACGTCTGCATGAATGACAGTTTATCGTAAATACTAATGAACCTTAAGGTAGATTAAATGTCGTCTACCGCCGTATATTCGGAAGGTGTCTCGGTATTAAGCCTCAGTGAGTTAGCCAGTTTGGAATATCTATGTCTGATAGTGATGTCGAAATGAAAATGCCGCACCAAGAGACTGCGTCGCGGATAGAAACTGTTGCTGTTATAATACCCTATTATAATGGTTCGAAATATATTCGTAGGTCGGCCGAGAGTGTGTTGGCGCAGACCGTTCCTGCGACAGAATTTGTAGTCGTCGATGACGGATCTTCACCAGAGGAAGCCGCCTTGCTTGACGAAATAGCCCAGTCCATGGGCTTTCGTGTCTTGAGAAAAGAGAATGGCGGCCAGGGGACTGCAAGAAACTACGGTGTTGCACATACGTCTTCGAGGTTCATCTGCTTTCTCGATCAGGATGACTTCTACCTGAAAACGCATATAGCAACGCTCCTCGACGCAGTTCCTCTTGACGATCCGCATTTTGGTTGGGTTTATGGCGACCTGATGGAGGCGGATGGCGAGGGCAATATAGTGCGCTCGGACATGGTCAAGCAGCATGCGTTGCACCCTAAGCGGTTCATCAATGACCTGCTTGCGAACGACATGTTTGTACTGCCGTCAGCGTCGTTGATCGAGCG carries:
- a CDS encoding glycosyltransferase family 2 protein, with the protein product MSDSDVEMKMPHQETASRIETVAVIIPYYNGSKYIRRSAESVLAQTVPATEFVVVDDGSSPEEAALLDEIAQSMGFRVLRKENGGQGTARNYGVAHTSSRFICFLDQDDFYLKTHIATLLDAVPLDDPHFGWVYGDLMEADGEGNIVRSDMVKQHALHPKRFINDLLANDMFVLPSASLIERTAFEAVGGFDPQFTGYEDDDLFLRIFRRGYTNYFVDKAVTVWCINSESTSYSIKMSRSRLRYVKKLCSQFPDDVDKRRNYVRDLIAPRFTHMIISDAFTAVAFSKTPQQKKMAAYKDELVEIMNGYVETIFGCTKLSIKNRIAIYVQSKIINLKSKNLSLAALYLFRTSRRARNFIR
- a CDS encoding L,D-transpeptidase family protein, giving the protein MFTRLVLGIGLLSATAVTHPAEAADARVLQIVVSTNRQQLSVYDGDTVVATSKVSTGKSGHSTPSGIFSVLEKEVYHRSNIYSNSPMPFMQRLTWSGIALHESSSVPNYPASHGCVRMPKAFAKKLYAMTQPGVHVVINDAAVVPQPIEHATLFHPLAPTVSGPMFSELSLRPTTSGFLLRAEPVEVAMNDTAALPPPPALTAPRNEAPLSILITRRGLRENVRDLQQLLSTLGFDAGLPDGYLGPATVRAIRDFRSAHGLPATGGLIGPELMKAVYAAAGKGEPPNGAIMVRQGFKPVLEASATIAEPQEALGTHFFTAHDVERAIGQAQWYGMTLEGDLSRDTKKRFGITSEKQSEALDAADRALDRISIPDDVRQKIEGLLTTGSSLTISDTGVGPETGEGTDFITITRHGGLATKG